The following proteins come from a genomic window of Gossypium raimondii isolate GPD5lz chromosome 5, ASM2569854v1, whole genome shotgun sequence:
- the LOC105769276 gene encoding uncharacterized protein LOC105769276 gives MAANYDYDEAPATYDDANRQELGYDPNFVPDSVKSFVVHLYRHIREKNVYEIHQMYEISFQTLSDRLFKDTPWPSVDAVAHYVDNDQVFCLLYREMWFRHLYARLSPTLKQRIDSWDNYCSLFQVVLHRVVNMQLPNQWLWDMVDEFVYQFQSFCQYRAKMKNKTEQEIALLRQFDQAWNVYGVLNYLQAFVEKSNIIQILEQEKEGIEQFTATDGYDYSGGSNVLKVLGYFSMVGLLRVHCLLGDYQTGLKCLLPIDINQQGVYTSVIGSHITTIYHYGFASLMMRRYVKAIREFNKMLLYIYKTKQYHQKSPQYEQILKKNEQMYALLAICLSLCPQTKLVEETVNSQLREKYGEKMARMQRYDDEAFAIYDELFSYACPKFITPSAPSFEEPLVNYNQDAYRLQLKLFLYEVKQQQLLSGVRTFLKVYSTISLGKLANYMEVDEPTLRTILFSYKHKTHAVDSDGKIISNADVDFYIDDDMIHVVESKPVKRFGDYFLRQIVKLEGVINDMDRIRLE, from the exons ATGGCAGCCAACTACGATTACGACGAGGCTCCAGCCACCTACGACGATGCCAACCGCCAAGAGCTCGGCTACGACCCGAACTTCGTTCCCGACTCCGTTAAGTCGTTCGTCGTCCACCTTTACCGTCACATTCGTGAGAAAAACGTGTATGAGATTCACCAGATGTACGAGATCTCGTTCCAAACACTCTCCGACCGTCTATTCAAAGACACTCCTTGGCCTTCAGTTGACGCAGTTGCTCATTACGTCGACAACGACCAAGTTTTCTGCCTCCTTTACCGTGAGATGTGGTTTCGTCATCTCTATGCTCGCCTTTCTCCCACTCTCAAGCAGAGGATCGATTCTTGGGATAATTATTGTAGCCTCTTTCAG GTGGTTTTGCATAGGGTAGTTAACATGCAATTACCAAATCAATGGCTATGGGACATGGTGGATGAGTTTGTATACCAATTCCAAAGTTTCTGTCAATACAGGGCtaaaatgaagaacaaaacTGAGCAAGAAATTGCTCTTCTCCGCCAATTTGATCAG GCATGGAATGTATACGGGGTGCTCAATTATTTGCAAGCATTTGTCGAGAAGTCAAATATTATTCAGATATTGGAGCAGGAGAAGGAGGGTATTGAACAATTTACTGCTACTGATGGGTATGATTACAGTGGTGGAAGCAATGTCTTGAAGGTGTTGGGATACTTCAGTATGGTGGGTTTGTTGCGAGTTCATTGTCTTTTGGGTGATTACCAAACTGGGCTGAAGTGCTTACTTCCTATTGACATTAATCAACAAGGTGTTTACACCAGTGTTATAGGAAGTCATATTACAACCATATATCATTATGGTTTTGCCAGTCTAATGATGCGGAG gtATGTGAAGGCTATTCGCGAATTCAATAAGATGCTCTTATATATTTACAAGACAAAGCAATATCATCAGAAATCTCCACAGTATGAACAAATATTGAAAAAGAACGAACAGATGTATGCCCTGCTAGCTATTTGTCTTTCACTTTGTCCCCAAACAAAACTTGTTGAGGAGACTGTTAACTCTCAGTTGCGAGAGAAATATGGTGAAAAGATGGCTAGGATGCAAAGATATGACGACGAAGCTTTTGCCATCTATGATGAGCTCTTCTCATATGCATGTCCGAAGTTCATTACACCTTCAGCGCCTAGCTTTGAGGAGCCCCTCGTAAATTACAACCAG GATGCCTATAGACTTCAGTTGAAGCTGTTTCTCTATGAAGTGAAGCAGCAGCAATTGTTATCAGGTGTCCGGACTTTTCTTAAAGTGTATTCAACTATATCCCTAGGAAAGCTTGCAAATTACATGGAAGTGGATGAGCCCACTCTGAG GACAATCTTGTTTTCGTACAAGCACAAAACTCATGCCGTTGATTCTGATGGAAAGATTATCTCTAATGCTGATGTGGACTTCTACATTGATGAT GATATGATTCATGTAGTTGAATCCAAGCCAGTTAAAAGATTCGGTGATTACTTCCTGCGACAGATTGTCAAG CTTGAAGGAGTTATAAATGATATGGATCGGATACGTCTGGAGTAG